Sequence from the Granulicella aggregans genome:
ACTGTACGCATACGGTGATGCCAGAGCAGCTAGCTAAGGGCTCCTGATGAGCACAGCAATCGCGCTCCTTCCCTCTTCCCTGCCCTCCGTGTTCACCGCGCGGCCGGAAGCCCGCACGCGGATGCGCGACTTCTTCAGCTCGCACATCCGCAATGCCAACACGCGCCGCGCCTACCGCGAGGCCGTACGGCAGTTCTCGGAATTTTGTGCCGAGCATGGCATCCTGGATCTCGCCCAGGTCGAGCCGGTCCACGTCGCAGCCTTCGTCGAGACGCAGTTGAAGACTCAATCGAAACCGACGGTGAAGCTGCGGCTGGCCGCATTGCGAATGTTGTTCGATTGGATGGTCGTCGGCCAGGTCATTCCCACAAATCCAGCCCATGCGGTTCGCGGGCCAAAGCATTCGCAACGGCGCGGCAAGACGCCAGTGCTGCAGGCGGATGAAGCCCGTGTCTTGATCGACACGATCGACACCACTTCCCTGCCCGGTCTGCGTGACCGTGCCCTGATCGGTCTAATGGTCTATACCTTCGCTCGCGTGGGCGCGGCAATCTCAATGCGCGTCGATGACTTCTTTGTTCAGGGCCGCCGAGGTTGGGTCCGCCTTCATGAAAAGGGCGGCAAAGAACACGAGATGCCGACACACCACAATCTCGACCGCTACTTGGAGGAGTACATCGTGGCGGCCGGCATCGCCGAGGATCGCAAGGGACCCATGTTCCGCACGACGAGGGGTCGCTCAGGAGAGTTGACGAGCAATTCCCTGCTCCAGTCTGATGTCTGGCGCATGATTCGTCGACGGGCTCTAGCGGCTGGAATCAAGACCGAGATCGGTTGTCATACCTTCCGGGCGACAGGCATCACGGCCTACCTCAAGAATGGCGGCAGGTTGGAGATCGCTCAGCAGATGGCAGCCCATGAATCGGCTCGAACTACCGGGCTCTACGACCGGAGGAGCGATGAGATCTCGCTCGATGAGGTCGAGCGGATTGGGATCTAGCTTGACCAGTGAGGCCCGATTTGCCCTTTCTGATTAGCCTTTCAACGTCCGTAGAAAGAATGTGACAAAAGGCAGTAAGAGGTAGCAACAACAATTTTCTAGGAGCATTTGCTGTTGCGGTACAGAATGGCTGCATGTTTAAGTTGGGGAGAACTCGCTATAAACTCTGGCGGATAGCTGGAGGGATATACTTGGTGCTACTGACCTCGGGATGTGCAGGCCGCAGGCCGATCAAAGTAACGTCTCCTCCCTCGACATCCACTGTGCAAAGTCAGCCCTCTCCGGCCGACAGATCACCGCTTGTTCTGTTGCCGAATACCGCAAACAGTATTGAGCATGCAGCTCCGGTGAAAGCTCCTGAGCCTATCTCCGCTTCTCCGCCGTCTCCAGCACCCTTGCCTTCGGCTCTTTGCTCGATCAGCTTTGATCGCGACAAGGCGCGTCCAGTTCGTATCGACGACAAAGCGACGGCTTGTCTTGACGAGATAGCGCTTAGTCTACAGCGCTACCCAGACGCTAAGGTCGCGCTCGTTGGCAATGAAGACGCAAAGGAAATGAACTCGAAAAAATTCGACAAGAGTGCTGCTGAGC
This genomic interval carries:
- a CDS encoding site-specific integrase, with product MSTAIALLPSSLPSVFTARPEARTRMRDFFSSHIRNANTRRAYREAVRQFSEFCAEHGILDLAQVEPVHVAAFVETQLKTQSKPTVKLRLAALRMLFDWMVVGQVIPTNPAHAVRGPKHSQRRGKTPVLQADEARVLIDTIDTTSLPGLRDRALIGLMVYTFARVGAAISMRVDDFFVQGRRGWVRLHEKGGKEHEMPTHHNLDRYLEEYIVAAGIAEDRKGPMFRTTRGRSGELTSNSLLQSDVWRMIRRRALAAGIKTEIGCHTFRATGITAYLKNGGRLEIAQQMAAHESARTTGLYDRRSDEISLDEVERIGI